TCCAGTTCGTTTCAGTCCGCTACTCGGGGCTAGGAAACATCCTGATGTACGACAGATTTAAATCTTCCGTGGTCTTgcagaatttatttaattttttttcattacttttaagtgattttcttgtaaatttattcttAGTCATAAATTTTCTCaagatatttattgaatattattttcgAGGTGTGATTTTACTTCTAAATATCTGAGAGAGTTTGAGGCTGAAATTGGAAGAGAGCtattgtgataaatttacagggaaAGTCCCCTTGTAATAGTAATGACCAGAATATGTGAACATAGTGTTCCACATGATCCTTAAATAGCCTTggaggtaaaattttaattacatttgtgGACTTTTGAAactataatttcaaattttaggGTTTCACGTAACACCACGTATTGATACGAGGTAATTATATTGTGGAGGGAGTATAGGTAGCCTACGTTGGTATTCTTGTTGGTCTGCATCACTGGTGTGTTCAGTTTGTtgattattttatgaaatatcgTGGTGGTTTGTAAGAACTTTGCGTGGCCGACATACTGGAGTTGAGGCCTACTTGCAGTAGTACTAGCGTCTCTCGACCGTAACGCATAGTTTAAGACAGTTGTAGTTCCTGTAAAAAAAGACTCTGGAGATAAAGAAAACCGTGTCACATCTTCGTGTAGTTTCtgtcacagaacaaggagggaaataaagtgtgactcttacagtggaaactgtcggaatagaggttctcaaaCAAAGTTTtcttagttaatacgtttttgttttggttatattaagttatctccttggcggcgcaaaactaatctAATCGATGCGAAAAAACTTAATGCTGTTTtataataaaccgtcatgtaataaataaaggagtaggaggtgcaaaaactcatcgTATTACActccacaaaattagtggctacctaaatattGTGAATTTTcaatggtttgtttgcctgataatagcttatgcattacttatcctaataaataattgtagttatgtcagcaatatattatgaaaactgctaTCTAGCGGACAGGCCCATAACTTCTTCagaaaactaggtctcagtctcggtaattagagttccTGCTAGGAAATGGGTGCGTGGCTGGTGGCGCcctgggaggggggagggtcgACCTTGGGCCCACGAGCGGCGGCTGTATCGACCTGCCCGGCCCAGACCTGGCCGAcctctatatacatatattctaTATACCTCTTTATACATTGTATCATGTGAAGCAGTGTCCGGAATAACTAACGATTTAGTGAGGACGTGCCCGCCTACTGATCAGAAATAAgagtggcaatttttttttcgtaatgacattaaactaaaactgtcatCCTCCTACCTGAGTGCCTGTTCCTAGGGGCTGTCAGCAGTTTGGTGCAGCACCTAAACTAATCATGGTGTGTTCCTGGGCGGCTGctttaaaacaatacaaaatactatAATTATAGCGTTATTATTCCAAGTCCAATTTCCACCTTAATACAATTCAGCCTATGAACATGCTTCTCTCCCTCCCATTTTTTCCTAGAACGAGTTTGAATTACTGTGAACAGTATGTATTGGTTCCCGCTCACGTGCTATCTGAAGCAATTTCTAACGAAAGTAGTAACTTATCGCTTGAAGGGGTGTATATTCAGTTCTTTAACGTAGTGATATTCTGGGAGCTGGATACTCAACCTTAACCCGGAAGTGGCTGATAATGCAAATGAGCGAGAAAGTACATTTCTCCCTTCATTGCTTACGGTGGTTAAAAATTTTGTCCTCTTCCAGGATTAAAACTATTCTATGCCTCACTTCGATTTAGTTTTTAAATCCGAATTGTTTAAGCGTTAAGCTACTTTACAGCATTGCTTAATTTTTTGTTTCCTGTAAATgagattttttgttaaatttagtaTTGGTTCCCGCTTATCTCTGAACATTTGGTTAAAGTTTAATTCTGTTTTTTGTCTTAGTACTTAttctgtctattttttttttgttctgctaatttttttaattgcctttcgcttagaggcgacaccgtgctaCCAGCGAGCTTGGCGCTGACAATCGCACAGCTGACCTTAGCACGCTCTAAACTGGTCCGGGGTTGCCGACCTGGGCGTCGCTAATTGTGTGCCGTGGCTCGCTGCGTGCTGTCTGGAGTCGCAAGGGAGGCAAGCcacgtagaaaaaaaaacctaaatgctTTGCGCAACATTCTTAAATTTCGTTAGTATGCTGTTTTCATCGCGTTTAGTTTGTCGCGGCGATTTTTAAACATGAATGCGGCTGTGCTATGTAACAACCGTGTCTGTTGCTTATTAATTCATGTAGAATTTGTTTGCcgacatcaattttttttttttaaccatgtggACATGGGTTTTGTAAATAGTACTGAATCTAGTGCATATTAAATACCGTGGAGGAAATATGTTGGTAGAAAGTATTAAACGTGTGAGGCGTTTGTTAATATAGCGTAAGTTAACACTGTTCGTTCAGTAGTGTTGCATGAAAGCTCGGTAGTCTGGCTCGTGTGGCGACTGCCTGACTCTGCCTACGTGACTCCTTGCACGGCGCAGCTGCCGTGCGATGCTTCAACATTCCTGTGGTTTTCCTCTCTGCGTCTGTTGTCACAGCTGTTCCAACGGATATTACGCAAAGTGAAGAGCACTTCAAAATAATGACATAACATTTACGATAGCCACGTATATTGTTgctttacagaaatagcccttagcTAATAATAAACATGGTGGCTGTAACCTAGCTTTGACCGAAGCATCGAGCGGGAGTATATAACACGCTATATTTCATAGGATGCGAtataacacattaattaaattcacggacttgattttttttttctctgaggtTTTTGTGTATTGTTCCTCTCTCTAATAGTGTGTGCAGTGTTTTCTgtgtgaaattatttttgtactttgtTAAAACATTTCACCTAAATGCCGAATTCGTTCGGAAATCAATGCAGTGTTTGGCTGTGCTGCGCAGGCTAGGGAACTAAGTCGTGTGTTGGAACACCGGGGTTATGTCCTTGGAGCGTGTTGTGAACAATGGCGTGGTTAGCGGCTGTGGTCTGCTGGTCCCGAGAGATAGCTGATATCTGCAGCGCCCCCACGCAAGGCGTAACTAATTGCAACAGGCACACTGTCAAGCATTTCGCAGTTGTTAATTTGATCTGAGCTATCTCAACATTTTCCATTTTAAtctcaattttaaaattaatgcatCATAGTGCTGaatggaatttttgaacttaTGTAAGTGCATTTTAAAGCTTTTTACGAAAATgtatacatttcaaataaaataatattcgttacattatgaaataaatgtgatttttttaatgtcataGATAGATATTTAACTTTTATATCCTCTTTAATCGACCGTGGGCCattcgccattttaaattattgtgacTGAAACTTGTCttttccgttttcgctaggcacaATTTTGATTGGCAGATTGCATCCAACATCTAACATACTTTAGAACGTGTCCTATATGCAAActattttatggaaactcaagtcatccaacttgacACATGTTGGAAGGTGTTGGTACTCCTTTGTAAACTATGCAAAAACGCAACGTAAGCAAGCATAAGAGCgtgtttagtttattacattacgTTTTCACGTGTTAAATTGACATAGTAAAAGAACAtaacacttaaataaaattattgataaataaacatgaattaacaaaagaaGTCTGGGGAAAGAAATTAGTTTTACAGTGTAGAGCTGTTAGTTTTATGGTTGGTGGCGTGCTTTGTGAACACAGACCTTGACTTCTTGCACGGTTGCGTTGTTACGTAGTTAAGTCCGCACACGTCGCTGCGCGCTTGCAGTAGTAATTGTTCGGCGAGCCACCTTACTCTGGCCTCACCATGCAGTGGAGGCGAGAATTAAACTTGACGTGCAACGAAGATGAAATGGATGTTAATAGTTTCCGTGTGATTGACGTTGCCATAGTTAATTTTGTTGCATTTAATACATGCGGACAGAAACAAGTTGTATATTATTGTTCGCACGTGTGTTCCTGGGCGGCTGctttaaaacaatacaaaatactataattataaaaattctcTAGTAATAGTTTTCATTGAACTAAACGTGAAATTATTTATGATCGCCACAGTGacacgtatttatttatttatttaaaaaataagaatttggCGTTTGTGTGTCTGTGGATGGAAAGcatggaaaagaaaatttacaaaataattagccATTTCTGTGTACAAAATCGGGTCGCGTAACCACAGTCTAAAATTCCGGCCATTGCAGCATGATCTCAGTCAACGAGCATTCGGAGATAGCCCTGCCAGGATATAGCAGCTGCATGTTGTATTATAAGCCAGTATGTATATTCAGCTGTCGGATGTAATGTTCGCTGAAGGCTCAGATGTCGAAGCGACGCCTTTATCTCCCTTGGACGGACTGCTTGTGCGTAGTTAGCAACCGTCCATTATCTGCAGCAGTAAACCGACGGTAAGTTTGAGATAGCCGTCGCTTATTTTGGCGTTAGTCAGTAAGAAATTGAAGGAAATGTTAAATTTCTTTCGAAATAATAAAGTAGGCAAAAGACGTGAAATAATGACAGCTCTTGCGAGCGAGCTAAGCGTGAGGTTTGCTCCATGTAGTGACGTAATTCTCGGGAGTAGCTGAAGGCGCGATGTCTCAGTTGCTTCAGCTCAGCCGAGACCTGGCGGCGCAGGAAGTATCAGGACCGTTTTCAGTCTTACTGTGATGTGCGGCAATTCCAGAATAATGTTAGGAGTTGTGTTCCACGGCGAGACCTTATTCTCGGACATTTAATATCACGATGTAGAATGTAGTGTTCGGTCAGAGGCCAGCTGTTCCGACGCCGCGCCGTGTTAGCAGGAGAGGCCTGCAAGTGGGTCGCGAGGCGCTAACCTGTTGGTGGCGAGTGTGGAGTGTGCTAACTGCCGCCGGCTGTCTGCCTCGCAGTTTCATTCCGTGCATTCCGTCCCGTTCCTCTTCTCTTTAGAGGTAGTTGATGTTTCTGTAGTTTATTCTGCTGCATTTAGTACGATAAAAAAGAAACAATTCACACAATAAATgtcttttaaaagttaaaaatggctggattaaattaaaaaaattattgtgggaATGAATTCAAGGGCTCACAGTGTAACGCGCAACCTGTAAGTAGCATTAAAGCGATCGGAATGCTGGAGTGTGGCCACTCCTCAGCTCATTAAAGAAACTATTCATACAGGTGCTTGGGTTATTGAAAGTAGCAATGGCTGGTGGTAGCAGGGATACGATTGTTTTTATTGGGGCTTGATGGAAGACGAGTTTGTTAGACTGTCGCACAGCCATGTTCTAGTAGGAATAACCAATCCCAACATCCCCCGTGTAGCTCACGCATGGGCTGCTTTCCTGCAGCGGTAAGATAATGTATGTAGAACTCGAGTGTTGGGTATTTGCGTGGGTTGGTGGGGAGTGTCGCTTCGTGGTAGGTGATGGTGATCCCACCAGCTGATGATGGCATTGAGCATGCCTTTGTCATTGAGTTATGCAACTCCATTCAAAAACATTGCAGCATATGCTTGTGAACTACTCAGCTGTTAGTTGACTTAAGATTAATTTCATGAATAAAGTTGGTTTTTGTGCATTCCAACTATTAGCAGGGGTGTATATAGTACTGCTGCTAATAATACACATCTCTACATGGTTGTACAAGCAGATTCTTACTACCACATAGTTATGTGTTGAGTGACCAATAACTATCACTTTGACACTTAACCGTCTAGCGAGTTCCTGGTCCCTCGGCCTCTGTGAAAGTCACTTACCCTCAGTTGGTACAGTCTGTTCATAACCACCAGGGATACACAATCacaaataactatttttataaagaaacattaattaaactacttgtttgtggggggggggggaatttagcAAAGTAGGGTGTGGCTTTTATATCAATTTTTGTCTACAATAGTCTCTTCTTTGGATCTACGTTAAAAATTAGTGTAATATTGGTGTGTCAATACAAATGAATTACTGTATTTTACTGTACAACGACTTGTCCAATATCTTCATACAAACACAAAATATCTAACAGGTACAACAAACTaagcaattaatattttaatgtataaaaagttttgattataaaatattttgactaTACTCtgtagtatttaaatacttaagtTCATATACAATTAAACTTTTTGTTAGGGTGAGCATTTTCTGGGAGTAATAACTTGGAATTAAAGGTTGCAGGGCTTAAAATTGGTAAATGAATAACTGGCTAGCCAAAATTAGCAAGGCAGAAGAAACTGTATGTGTTTTCTAACTGGTTGGCATTGCTTTGTGGACGAGGTTAGGACTGCGTGGCTAGTGCGCAGTTGGGAGGTGGCAGCGAGGCGGGCGGAGATTAGTCTATTATTACTGCTGGCACAGGTGCGGTGCGCCGGGCGCTCTTGGCTGGCGCACAGCTGCTGGCTTGTAAACATCAGCTGCAGCTGGCCGCAACAGTGCTTTGTTAGCCACCTCACCGCCATGCCAGTAGATAACTACTGGAGTGGTTCGCACTCCACTAGTTGCATATGCACAGTCAGTTTTAAATATAATGTGCTAAGCTAATCTAAGCAAAATTTATAtcatgataaattaatttcatatgttGGTTGCAGTCTGATACCTTGCtccttaataaatttatttatttttgacacaCGTAGTTcatacttggaaaaaattttggTCAAAGGGATGTTCAAATTGTAATTTGGGGCGCTGAAAGTTTGAAATTTCTTGCGTTATCGGCTACATGGGGAGATCTTTTCAGCTACTAGCGCTTCTTTAGTAAGGCACTAATGTGTAACACACAAATATTGAAGGCTGAAATTGTGATGGTGTGAAATCACTTGGCATATATATTTGTAAGAGGTGGTAACCTGAAAGGTATATCCCTTAGTTTTGTGAGGCACTTCAGTTCTAGTTTTCCCAACAAAGGCAATAAGTGTTTATAGTTCACAGAACCATCACATGGTTTGTCAACACCAATTAATTTTCCAGGGGAGCAGCAGGGTGAATATCATGTGATGTGCATCTAACTGTACACACTTAGCTAGTATCTGTATAAGTTTAGTTATTAGTGTTGTCCATTTCCCAAGCCAGTTCCTTATCAAGAATAAGGTTTAAAatcaatttcattattatttttacaaatgatTTACTTCAGTTAGCTCTTGATTACCTTTTGTTTTACTTGTGCAGATTAATCTTAGTAGTCGTAAGTGGATACCAGCGCCGTTTTTCTTAGTGGTTGGATGAGGGTGTCATCCACCATTAACAATGTGTGAAAGCAGGGTGATACTTTTGAAGAATGTTTTAAagaactttttatttaaataataaagataatCTATTTTAATGGCGAGAAATTTATACATTTTGAAGAAATGtcattaaatatgaatatttcgGGTACTCATACAGGAATTTatatcttatttattttttttgtcttggcaTAAATTTTGTGGTAGCAGGCTATTTGGGTTTTCAAATCTCTGAAATGAAGTTGGGGTGGCGGATCGGAGGCAGAGGCTGGTGCTGAGGCGGGAGTGTCGTGTTGCAGCAACGAGGCGGTGTGCCAGCAGTACTCCGTCACGCTGGGGGCAGGGCCTCTGTGGTGGTCCTGATGTCCCCCATGCCGCACACAGTCTGTCGTCAGTCAGCACAGAGGGCAGCGGCGTGGGGAAACCAACAGGGCTCTCTGTGAGCAGTGCCGCCAAGAGCGTCGATGAAGATGAGTTGTGCCGCGCGGCACAGGCGGGTCGCTCCTTGCGCCTGTCCTTCAAGGTGCCCCTCACGGAGCACACCAGCGTGCAGTGGGAGACGGTGCTGTGGCAGCGCCGGCTCTACGTGCAGATCCCGTCAGGGCTGCGTCCCGAGGGCTCCAAGGAGGGGTGAGTCTACGGAAGATTGCTTGGATTTGGATAGcccattttttatttgttacgcAAAACTTTGTGctgtttctgtgattggctcacagtttaaaatttactcaCATTTATAACCATAATAAAGATAGGGTACTTTGATTTTCTTCTTACCCGTGATTAAATATAGTGACGTAAATGAACGTTGTGCTTTAACAGCGTAGTCGAGACTGGTTTCAACAAGAACCTGTTGTTGCCGCCTTACTGTTTACTTAATACTAactacaacatttttaaaaagtgttttgaaatatatatatatatataacataaccCAACCAAACATTCTTACTATATCACAGAATTATCGATGTTTGATATTTCacaatcaaaataattaattttagtattAACAAATATTCTTGATGGGAGGTATGTTTAGACTTACTGATAGCCTGTCATGAAAGTCTTGACATCAAGCAAGAATTAAGAAAGTGGGGTTATTTCTTTTTGCATACTTGTGGGAAAACATGTCCAGAAAGGATTGCCCAAATTAATGAAAGGATATTTATTAACTTTCGTGAACACTTGATCCTAAATTACAAAAACTTTAAATGACTGGCCACAATTTAATCTCACTTTCATAAGTCCACTCCCCACTGGAGCTTGACTCCACAGTCGCTTCCTACTGTTGGTCTCTCACTACGCACGTCTCTACTGACACCGTCCTCTATGCTCTGATCCTCCCACACGAAGCCTTTCGCTCGGCACCTGCTATCGCTCTGCAACGGCTAAAGAGTTCCGCCCAGGAAAGGTCTCGTATCATATTGAAGATGTTGCATAAACCAAGTTCCCACTGGCTTACCACTATAAACTGCAAAAACAATGGCACCCTAGTTACTTCGCTTGATGCGACAGGTCTCTGGGAACGTGCTTaacatgagagagagagagagagagagtgcgagGCCTTGACTGCATGAGGAGCTGGGGGAGAGGAGGTTGTGGTGAAATATTGACATGATGTAAATGTAACTTATGTCAATGGAAATTACACCTGTTATCTTAAACTTATACTGTGTTATCAGTTTAGTACCAGATATAATTTTTTGATCCCCTGGAAGCCCCTTGAGAATAGTGGTGCCTCGCAGAAACGGTTGTCAGCAGTGTGTGGTGTTGCAGGTTTGTGTCGCTGCTGGAGTATGCCGAGGATGTTCTGAAGTGCAGCCACATCATCGTGTGCTTCAAGAAGGACCGCAAGGACAGAGGTACCTGCCACCAATCATCGACATTATAGATTTATATTCCTTCCAAAAGTCACATGCagtacaaaatacaaaaatttatgctCTATTTAAGAAGGCATACTGAATTTCATGCCATAATTTTCTTggcatatttatttttcagtgcaTTAAGATGAGAttaggtttgtttgtttgtacgtTACTGACTACAAACATTTTAGGAACTAACTTAAATACCTCATAACTAATGTATTGCAGAAGGGAGAAAGTGTGAGAAATGGCAGACAGACTGGAGACACAGGCGAGCTGTGAGTGTGTGAGACTGTTGGTGTGTGGCAGGCTTGCTGGTGCGGACCTTCATGTTCCTGGGCTTCTCGACTCTGGCCCCGGGACACGGCTTCATCCCCAGCAACACGGACAGCGGCAACTTCTACATGATCTACGCCATCGAGTAGTCGCCTGCCGGGACGCCACTTGCATCGTCTCCCTTATTACTAGCTAGTTTGTTGTGAACCTATATTCCTTGGTTGGTGGTGCTGTAAATACTAGTGATTGTTTTAAGCATGGGTGTGAGTTAACATAAGTAATTTTGCATGTATTTGCTTGATACTTGTAGGTTAGTTGTGTAAGCTTTTACTATTGTTTtcgtttaattttatttggacgttGCAAGTGGCGTTGGATCGCGTGAACAACTCATCTTCTCAGTTAATAACTTGTACCCCTCGATTGTACCAGAAGGTTGGCAGGACTGGTCGGTGGGTCGCTCCTTCGACCGGGTCTGTCAGCCTCTGCCATTTATGCTGAAAGACTTCAtgcttgaaaaaataatttaaaataccatTCATAcgaatgatgaaaaaaaataataaaactataagaaaatttaaaaaaaaaacttgattatgTTTTTAAGGTGAACAATTTTATCAATTTCATTCCATTGTGGTTTTTATTTGTAGTGTTTTAgtgttcatatatatttttttccattatctcaaatttcaatacTTCAGTCACATATCTAGTTCATAAGTcattattaatttcatatttacaagtttttttttatgtattttgtttagtGGATTATGTTATATCTTGGCCATGTTGTAAGTACTTCATGTAGTGTTAAGTTTTgaggtatattttttattttacgggATGTACTGCAAGAAATTGTGAATTGTAATGTAGAGTTGAGAAGAAATAAAAGCTAGGTATCatttaagttaatatttgttGTGATCTGTATTTTATGATACATATATTATCCTAAGTTACATAACTTAATACTGTTTTAATTGTGTCATTCATTATGGCAACTATGCCCCAGAAATCTAAATAATTTGACCAATAGCTGTCTTTAAATAAGTCAAAAGCTGCCACAGTCTGTACTAAAGCATATAAGCAGTgtgaaaaagtgtaaaaaaaaatttctgaaatttggTGTCTTGTATTCAATTTGCTTCTTAGTCCCTTACAATTGGTATTCGCTCACCTGCAACAGTCCAGACCTTTGCTAGCTCAAAATTGGTTTAGATGGCACATACATTAATGcttaaacaaataatttgaatgtagaagaaaaaaattaacgttcCGACAGTAAATATTATTGTGTGTATGTAATTAAGTGAAATGTTTATTACAATACTGATTTTTATTAATCCTTTAGAAAAAATTCATGTCGGACTGCTATTTTTGACCACgaaaaaattacactttaaaatataaactgGTTTGCATAAAACATGAGCTCTGACTCCAACAAAACAAGAGTTTGTTTGTGGGTGCCAAAAGATAACTTTATACTTTTGGTGAGTGAATTCCTTGATGGCTTGGCTGGCCAAAATTTCTAATTAAGTTCTGAAACTTCAAAAATgttaaatacagtcaaacctcattaatccAAATCCACTTGATAGGAAATTCTTGTTTATGCAAAGTATGTTACTTTCACACTTCCTGAAAATCAAGTATGCTATTCGGTACCTTCACTTCAAGGTATGGTTAGTGATTTATGAAGTTTTGAACCTCTTAGTTGCTGTTTACGTGTATTGGTTAACGGTCAATAAGAATTATACTGCGGAAGTTTAAAAATGTCACATTTTTGTCACCATCATGTATATTGTTTCTCCAAAGATGTATGTATgtaattgtgtgtgtgttgtaaaaTTACTGCAAAACTTAAACATTACGACCTCACATTACAAGTTAAACTGAAAATTATCAAAGAAGTTGACAATGAAGAATAAACAAACATATCACTAGGGTTTAACATCCCGCAATCAATGTGGAAGTGCACAGCCACAATAGCAGGACAAGCATATTgtaggttcccccccccccccccccccctcccttttaagTATGAAATAAATCACGAAATGTTAACCATTATATCAAGTCAGTTAACGTGGCTGCGGATATCTCGAAGGAAGTGGGCAGCTTGTTCTGTGGTTGCTTCCAGGGCCATTGGTTCTAAGGCGAAACAACTACAGAATTATGAATTGATAACTACTTGCCCTGCTCACTGCACAATGGTGTCACCAGATGCCATCGCTTGTCTGGCAGCCATACTATAGTTCAAGAGAGCAATGAAAATATTCCCATGGCGTAGTGACATTTATAAGTATTACGTATTTATATTCGGTGCTACCATGAAAGTGAGGTCAACTACTTGACTTGTAAAAGCCTGAGTTAGCCTTTACAGTAGGACAGCTTTGAGTAGTATACCTAAGTAATATGTAGATGCTTACTTGGTTTATTTTGGAACAACCTCCAAGGATTGTAAACACTAAGGTCTCAAACTTGATGATAAAAGTAGGTATATGAAAAGTGTTATTAATTCATTTCTGTTGATTAAATTTTAGGGTGTTCGATGGAATGTGATTAAATCATTTTATTCTCAACTATTGAGTAATGAATTTTTGATCATAAAATTAGAGATTATAAAGTTTTTACAAGAtcttataaaggcaatatttacactttatggaaggaaaatatttaatttcctttaatatttttgtttaattacattttattccgtatgtttatatttgtaatctgTGATTAATTCAgactaaatttctttggttatcatTTTGTCTGTATTActctgttattttttattttaaaatattgtcaaggctagcatagcagtactttttgaaacaattattaatttaaagatgaacacatGAATAATGGTAAGAAATTTTACtagtttttgttttaacaacaaactaaagaaaattgtttactagtgacggggaaaatattctttttgaacgaattgagacttgatTAAGACAACAGCTAGAACGCATAGACTTTGAGAttaatttataattgaatattttatagaaGATCGAAAATggttattaatgccaatattaactgagtttgaagaaaataattttaatcgacGAAGATAATACTCGGACAtccatgttttaaataattaaaaagagaaGTTGACAAAAATCTGTGTCCAAGAGATCGCCAAATGACTAATTTGCTTTGAAAACTACGAAGATTAAATGCCGTTTATAATTCCGAATAAAGAAGAATCCTGTTGAAGATTGAAAAGTctcagttcgagcccgggaaggatgaatgtcgcgcagtccagcccagtCGCCGCCCATAAtctgaaggatggagtcgtgacatcgcgtattcctgccgcacgctagaggacggaggagcaacaccaataTCGCAGTCCTGGATGAGTCGAACCAAGGAGTCTCCGAGAatctacacgtctcgtgggtatcctgcagcaaggtttggtcccttaccccatcacccgaagactggCTGAATATAGAGGTACCCGAACGAATTACAATTTAAGAAAGATGAACATTTTTCACAGAACTAGAATctgttatattatattgaatattctTTGTACAAGAAACCGATTAACTTGGTTATCTTtagatttacaaatcaaattccAGAATCGCGATCCCGAGCCAGATAGTATTAGCTAGCatagatggaatttgatattggaatAACTTATTGCTATTTCggttgactggtactgcaagtttcgtacccagtagtccaatctctaccggactgaagttggttaaaataaataacatccaaataattaacatttgatagtaaagataattcactcaagtgaaagaattgttagatgcttgaagttgagagtaataacaaattccatctgtagtttaaaataaattaaagtttattctATGAAGTGTGATTTTGTGCATGTAAAAGTGACCCGAACACCCGTTTATACGACTTGACGAAACTTGCTCGAGAATAAAacctattttgtttcattttgactGTGACAATACTGCAAATAATGTGAACTAAAACGTGTATCTGTAAGAGTACAATTATCAAAGGACCTCA
This genomic stretch from Bacillus rossius redtenbacheri isolate Brsri chromosome 16, Brsri_v3, whole genome shotgun sequence harbors:
- the LOC134540276 gene encoding LOW QUALITY PROTEIN: ornithine decarboxylase antizyme 2 (The sequence of the model RefSeq protein was modified relative to this genomic sequence to represent the inferred CDS: deleted 1 base in 1 codon); the protein is MLDARGISGDKARRCAPVQRRLASALGFLVPQVLFASHQLDAWRSDLFCNEAVCQQYSVTLGAGPLWWSDVPHAAHSLSSVSTEGSGVGKPTGLSVSSAAKSVDEDELCRAAQAGRSLRLSFKVPLTEHTSVQWETVLWQRRLYVQIPSGLRPEGSKEGFVSLLEYAEDVLKCSHIIVCFKKDRKDRGLLVRTFMFLGFSTLAPGHGFIPSNTDSGNFYMIYAIE